In the Thermoplasma sp. Kam2015 genome, one interval contains:
- a CDS encoding DUF1947 domain-containing protein, with the protein MTSKHFISKKEAKRIWEAMATYGIDISGENLEVATLTDFHLR; encoded by the coding sequence ATGACATCCAAGCATTTCATATCGAAGAAGGAAGCGAAGAGGATCTGGGAAGCCATGGCGACATATGGCATCGACATATCCGGAGAGAACCTGGAGGTGGCAACTTTGACTGATTTCCATTTAAGGTAG